The genomic DNA ATATGGAATAGGAAGGGCACTTTCAAACCAGATTATTGCTGAAGCCGGAATAGACCCTGACAAGAGGACTAATGCGCTTACGGACGAGGAGATTGCCAAGATAAGGGAGATCATTGAGAGGACGTATAAGGTTGAAGGTGATCTCAGGAAAGAAGTAAGTATCAATATAAAGAGACTCATGGATATAGGCTGCCGTAGGGGCTTGAGACACAGAAGAGGACTGCCGGTGCGGGGTCAAAGGACGAGAACCAACGCTCGCACGAGAAAAGGCCCGAGAAAGACATCAATGAAACGAAAAAAATGAGGTGGTAGATGGCGAGAACCAAAAAAACAGGCAAGAAAAAGATTAAGAAGAATGTGCCTATAGGAGAAGCTTATATCCAGTCGAGCTTTAATAACACGATCATCACTATAACGGATCCTCAGGGTAATGTCGTTTCCTGGTCAAGCGGGGGCGTTGTGGGATTTAAAGGTTCGAGGAAAAGCACTCCGTTTGCGGCTCAACTTGCTGCCGAGAACGCGGCAAAAAAGGCCATGGAGAGCGGCATGCGGACAGTGGATGTATTTATAAAGGGTCCGGGAGCGGGCAGGGAAGCGGCGCTCAGGGCGCTCCAGAGCGCGGGGCTGAAAATTCATCTGATAAGGGATATCACGCCTATTCCGCATAACGGATGCAGGCCGCCGAAAAGAAGAAGAGTTTAAGGAGGGGAGCATTGGCGAGATATGTAGGACCATCATGCAGGCTTTGCAGAAGAGAGGCAGTTAAACTTTTCCTGAAAGGCGAGAGATGCTACACGGAGAAGTGTGAAATAGAAAAGAGAAACTATCCGCCCGGAGTCCATGTCGAGACGAGAGGAAAATTTCTTGAATATGGATTACGGCTGAGAGAAAAGCAGAAGGTGAGAAAGACCTACGGGTTGAGTGAAAAACAGTTCAAACGGTTCTTTGGCATGGCAGAAAAGAAGAAGGGTATAACGGGTGCGAATTTCCTTATACTGTTGGAAAGACGGCTCGACAATATGGTGTATAGACTGGGATTTGCCACGTCGAGAAAGGAAGCCAGGCAACTAGTATCACACAACCATATCATGGTAAATGGGAAGAAAGTCAATATCCCGTCTTTCATCATAAAGGAAGGAGATGAAATAACTGTAAAGAACAAAGAATTATTCTCAGTCAAGAACGCCCTTGAGTCGGTTGTGAGGAGGGGGGTACCTTCCTGGATTGATCTTGATAAGGAGGAAATGAAGGGCGTGATCAAACTTCTGCCGGTTAGAGAAGACATTACAATGCCGATAAAGGAACAACTCATAGTGGAGTACTATTCGAGATAGTCCTTACCCCAAAGGAGGGCATATGCATATGTTTGAGAAGAATTGGCAGGAATTGATTAAGCCGACGAAAATTGAGATTGAGAAAAAAGACAGCAATTATATAAAGTTCTCTACCGAGCCATTTGAGCGAGGATATGGGATAACGATCGGCAACTCCCTTCGCAGGGTTTTGCTTTCTTCGATAATGGGGAGTGCTATAACATCCGTGTGGATTGACTCGGTGGATCATGAGTTCTCAACCGTAAGGGGAGTTCAGGAGGATGTCACAGAGTTGATCCTCAACTTGAAGAAGGTCGTACTGAGGATGACAGACGACAAACCCAAGGTGATCAAGATTGACAAGAAGGGCGGAGGAGAGGTCAGAGCGGATGACATTACCCATGAAGGTGGTGTCGAGATTATCAATCCAGATCACCACGTGGCGAATCTGAGTGACGACGCGCGACTTTATATGGAGATGAAGGTGAAGGTAGGCAGGGGCTACGTTCCGGCAGATCAAAACCGGGATGAAGGCGATCCTATCGGGACCATACCGGTGGATGCCATATTTTCGCCGATAAAAAAGGTAAGTTATAATGTGACGCCGGCAAGGGTGGGATTCAGAACGGACTACGACAAGCTTACGATGGAAATATGGACTAACGGCAGCGTGAATCCCTTGGATGCCCTTTCATTTGCGGCAAAAATTGTTAAGGAGCAGATGCGCGTTTTTATAAACTTCGAGGACCTCGAAGGTCTGGAAGCCGGAGAAGATAAGGTCCTTGACAAGCAATCTTTCAATGAGAACCTTTACAGGAGCGTTGATGAACTTGAGCTCTCAGTGAGAAGTGCCAACTGCCTGAAGAATGCGGATATAAAATACATTGGAGAACTTGTTCAAAAAACAGAGCAGGAGATCCTTATGACAAAGAACTTTGGTAGAAAATCTTTGAATGAGATAAAAGAGATACTGTCTTGTATGGGCCTCAGACTCGGGATAAAGGTAGAGAATTTTCCGTCACGGGAAGAGTTGGACAAGATAGCATTGAAACGAAAAGATAATATATAGAGGTTTACTATGAGGCATTTGAGGACGGTAAAAACATTAAACAGGACAAAAAGTCATAGAAAAGCGCTTCTCATGAATTTGGCAAATTCCCTTTTCAATCATGAGAGTATAAAGACGACAAGCATGAAAGCTATGGAGTTGCGCAGGGTGGCTGATAGGCTTATAACTCTCGCGAAAAGAAAAGATGCCCACGGCATGCGGCTGGCGTTTGGTTTCTTGAGGGACAAGGAGATGGTGAAGAAGCTTTTCAGTGATATTGGGGACAGATATACCACCATAAATGGCGGTTATACAAGGGTCCTTAAGATAGGCAACAGGAAAGGTGATAACGCCCCCATGGCGATTGTTGAGCTTACACAAAAAAAAGAAAAGAAAGAGAGTTAAACGAACCTCGATAGATTGGGGGATCGTCTAACGGCAGGACGCCAGGCTCTGGATCTGGCTATCTAGGTTCGAATCCTGGTCCCCCAGAATGTGTCCTTCACTAATGAACAGGCGGACGGCGGTCATAATTCCTGCATATAACGAGGAGTACACCATAGGGGATGTGGTGAGGGGCGTGAAAATGCTTGGCGTCGGATATGACGTCATAGTAGTCAACGATAATTCATCCGACAAAACATCAGAAAAAGCGAAAGAAGAAGGAGCAAAGGTAGTCGAGCTGTCATATAATCTTGGCATTGGCGGGGCGGTGCAGACCGGCTATAAGTACGCCTTGGCGGGAGGGTATGACGCATGCGTTCAGGTGGACGGTGATGGCCAGCATCCCACCCAAGAGATCGTCCGTCTGGTTGAAGCCTTATTTGAGAATGGATATGACATGGTGATCGGGTCCAGATTTGTGGAAGACACTGATTATCAGGTGTCTTTTATGAGGGATATGGGAATCAAGATATTGTCGTTTTTCCTCAGAATGACCACCGGCCTTGTGGTGAAAGATCCGACAAGCGGCTTCAGGGCGATAAACAGAAAGGCGCTCACGCTCTTTTCGAGTCAATACCCTCAGGACTACCCTGAACCAGAGTCTCTTGTGTTTGCCCGTAAGAGACGGTTTAAGATCAAGGAAGTACCCGTAAAGATGAAAAGCCGGACGCACGGCATGTCTTCCATTACACCTCTCCTTGCCGCTTACTACATGGGAAAGGTATTGCTTGCCATGTTTATCGCCCTTTTTAAAAAACTGTAAGGGGATGCCACGTATGCTGCGTATACAGATTTTTGTCGGAATTATCAGCCTCGTGTTTTTCGTTGCAACCTTCGAACTGATCCGAAAGGAACACCTGAGGGAGGAATATGCCATACTGTGGCTCCTCATGTCATCCGCCATCGCAGTTCTGAGTCTCTGGCCCGGACTTGTGGGGATTATCAGCAGGGTTACTGGATTTTATTATATTACCGCCTTGATATCTATGGTATTTATTTTTTTTATTGCCCTCCTGATGCATTATTCTATTGCGATTTCAAAGATGAAAGATGTCAACAAAGAGCTGATTCAACGCCATGCCCTTCTGGAACTGAGACTCAGAGAGATTGAGGGAGAAAAAAACGAGACAGGAAACTGAGAGTCCTTGACGGGAGCGGCTTACCTTCCAGCGGGATCTTCTTCTTCAGACTTCGAGCCGATCTTGTCGTAGAGCGCCTTGCGGCTGATACCCAGAAGACGGGCAGCTTGGCTTTTGTTGTTCCCCACGTAGTTCAGGACTTTTTGAATATATTGCGCTTCCATGCTTGCAAGAGACAGGATTTTTTCCCCTTGCGACATTCTCGCCGCATCTTCCACCTGTGAAGTTCCGCTCAATATACCCTCTGTAAGATCGTCTGCAAACATCTCTTCACGATGGGTACTTATGAGGACGGACCGCTCGACGACATTTGCAAGTTCCCTTACATTTCCAGGCCATTCATATGCCATGAGCAGCCTCATCGCCTCAGCAGAAAACCGTTTCTTCTTGCCAGGCCTTGAGAATTTGTCAAGAAAGTAGTCGACGAGGAAGGGAATATCCTCTCTTTTTTTTCTGAGGGGAGGAAGGTTCAAGAGGAGTGTGTTTATCCTGAAGAAGAGGTCTTTGCGAAACCTGCCCTCGTCTACTTCCCTCTTGAGCTGCTTGTTGGTAGCAAAGATGAAGCGTACATCGACCCTAGTCTCCTTGGTATCTCCGAGTTTTCTGAATGCTCCAGTCTCAAGAGCCCTCAGTAACTTCGCTTGTATGTTGAGGCTCATCTCTCCCACTTCGTCCACAAAGAAGGTGCCGTGATTCGCGATTTCGAGGAGGCCCAATTTGTCACTATCCGCCCCTGTGAATGCACCCTTCCTGTATCCGAACAGCTCGCTCTCCAGCATCGTCTCTTGCAGGGC from Syntrophobacterales bacterium includes the following:
- the rplQ gene encoding 50S ribosomal protein L17, yielding MRHLRTVKTLNRTKSHRKALLMNLANSLFNHESIKTTSMKAMELRRVADRLITLAKRKDAHGMRLAFGFLRDKEMVKKLFSDIGDRYTTINGGYTRVLKIGNRKGDNAPMAIVELTQKKEKKES
- a CDS encoding DNA-directed RNA polymerase subunit alpha, whose translation is MFEKNWQELIKPTKIEIEKKDSNYIKFSTEPFERGYGITIGNSLRRVLLSSIMGSAITSVWIDSVDHEFSTVRGVQEDVTELILNLKKVVLRMTDDKPKVIKIDKKGGGEVRADDITHEGGVEIINPDHHVANLSDDARLYMEMKVKVGRGYVPADQNRDEGDPIGTIPVDAIFSPIKKVSYNVTPARVGFRTDYDKLTMEIWTNGSVNPLDALSFAAKIVKEQMRVFINFEDLEGLEAGEDKVLDKQSFNENLYRSVDELELSVRSANCLKNADIKYIGELVQKTEQEILMTKNFGRKSLNEIKEILSCMGLRLGIKVENFPSREELDKIALKRKDNI
- a CDS encoding glycosyltransferase family 2 protein — translated: MNRRTAVIIPAYNEEYTIGDVVRGVKMLGVGYDVIVVNDNSSDKTSEKAKEEGAKVVELSYNLGIGGAVQTGYKYALAGGYDACVQVDGDGQHPTQEIVRLVEALFENGYDMVIGSRFVEDTDYQVSFMRDMGIKILSFFLRMTTGLVVKDPTSGFRAINRKALTLFSSQYPQDYPEPESLVFARKRRFKIKEVPVKMKSRTHGMSSITPLLAAYYMGKVLLAMFIALFKKL
- a CDS encoding sigma-54 dependent transcriptional regulator; this translates as MIRVLIIDDETRLVEAFREQLTEQKMKVLTAFRASEALSILKDETVDVVILDIKLPDMDGVELLMKLKHSEPTLEVIILTGFASVATAIRSMKLGAYDYLTKPCKMSELSKVIAKAYEKKMLMVKNIVLEEQLHRIRVRDRFVGTSDEMARVEHMISLVALSAAPVLILGETGTGKELAARAIHDLSPRSGNPFVTINSSALQETMLESELFGYRKGAFTGADSDKLGLLEIANHGTFFVDEVGEMSLNIQAKLLRALETGAFRKLGDTKETRVDVRFIFATNKQLKREVDEGRFRKDLFFRINTLLLNLPPLRKKREDIPFLVDYFLDKFSRPGKKKRFSAEAMRLLMAYEWPGNVRELANVVERSVLISTHREEMFADDLTEGILSGTSQVEDAARMSQGEKILSLASMEAQYIQKVLNYVGNNKSQAARLLGISRKALYDKIGSKSEEEDPAGR
- the rpsM gene encoding 30S ribosomal protein S13 gives rise to the protein MARIAGVDIPRDKRIEIALTYIYGIGRALSNQIIAEAGIDPDKRTNALTDEEIAKIREIIERTYKVEGDLRKEVSINIKRLMDIGCRRGLRHRRGLPVRGQRTRTNARTRKGPRKTSMKRKK
- the rpsD gene encoding 30S ribosomal protein S4 — translated: MARYVGPSCRLCRREAVKLFLKGERCYTEKCEIEKRNYPPGVHVETRGKFLEYGLRLREKQKVRKTYGLSEKQFKRFFGMAEKKKGITGANFLILLERRLDNMVYRLGFATSRKEARQLVSHNHIMVNGKKVNIPSFIIKEGDEITVKNKELFSVKNALESVVRRGVPSWIDLDKEEMKGVIKLLPVREDITMPIKEQLIVEYYSR
- a CDS encoding DUF2304 domain-containing protein — protein: MLRIQIFVGIISLVFFVATFELIRKEHLREEYAILWLLMSSAIAVLSLWPGLVGIISRVTGFYYITALISMVFIFFIALLMHYSIAISKMKDVNKELIQRHALLELRLREIEGEKNETGN
- the rpsK gene encoding 30S ribosomal protein S11, coding for MARTKKTGKKKIKKNVPIGEAYIQSSFNNTIITITDPQGNVVSWSSGGVVGFKGSRKSTPFAAQLAAENAAKKAMESGMRTVDVFIKGPGAGREAALRALQSAGLKIHLIRDITPIPHNGCRPPKRRRV